From a single Chlamydia muridarum str. Nigg genomic region:
- a CDS encoding prolipoprotein diacylglyceryl transferase: protein MIHWEQSRTLLSFPQVGLHLSWYGIFFSLGIFLSSFAGIRLATVLCKDPNMRKELKTGLENFALGALLVIVIGARAFYVLFYGGSFYFENPSEIIKIWKGGLSSHGAIIALVIWSAAFSRFHIRRLPMLSVTYICDICGAVFGVAALLIRVGNFMNQEILGTPTSMPWGVVFANDSSLIARHPVQLYEGVSYLLLSLVLYWLCYRGSIRLGSGYSAAGALIGVASIRFCAEFFKTHQGSWLGEESLLTIGQWLSIPMVFLGIGILWIASKKREP from the coding sequence GTGATACATTGGGAACAGTCTAGGACTCTCTTGTCTTTCCCGCAAGTTGGGCTTCATTTATCGTGGTACGGAATCTTTTTTTCCTTAGGAATTTTTTTATCGTCTTTCGCGGGGATTAGACTGGCAACGGTACTTTGCAAAGACCCGAATATGCGAAAAGAACTTAAAACAGGTTTGGAGAATTTTGCTTTAGGGGCTCTTTTGGTCATTGTTATTGGGGCTCGCGCTTTCTATGTCCTTTTCTATGGAGGAAGCTTTTATTTTGAGAATCCCTCGGAAATTATCAAGATATGGAAGGGGGGGCTTTCTAGTCATGGCGCCATAATTGCCTTGGTTATATGGTCTGCAGCATTTTCTCGATTTCATATTCGTCGCTTACCAATGCTTTCTGTAACCTACATCTGCGATATTTGTGGAGCTGTATTTGGAGTAGCGGCTCTATTGATCCGCGTAGGGAATTTTATGAATCAAGAGATTTTAGGAACTCCAACATCTATGCCTTGGGGAGTTGTTTTTGCCAATGACAGTAGCTTAATAGCGAGGCATCCAGTTCAGTTGTATGAGGGTGTGAGTTATTTATTACTTTCATTAGTTTTGTACTGGCTTTGCTATCGCGGGTCTATTCGTTTGGGTTCTGGCTATAGTGCGGCTGGAGCTTTGATTGGCGTAGCTAGTATTCGCTTCTGTGCGGAATTTTTCAAGACGCATCAAGGATCCTGGCTTGGAGAAGAAAGCTTATTAACAATTGGACAATGGTTATCCATCCCAATGGTTTTTTTAGGAATTGGAATTCTTTGGATTGCTAGTAAAAAAAGAGAGCCCTAG
- a CDS encoding CT253 family lipoprotein has translation MRKFWLLASFGLLSLTATTLSSCSMSTSGSYNAKLYTRGSKAKGVVAMLPVFYRTEKSAEILPWNLQAEFSEEISKRLHSSDKLLLIKHHASACVAAQFFSPIPNLSSELAAQLLPAEFVVAAEILEQKTLENVLNPSISASVRVRVFDIRHNKISMVYQEILDANQSLASGSSDYHRYGWRSKNFDSTPMGLMHQRLFREIVARVEGYVCANYS, from the coding sequence ATGCGAAAATTCTGGTTACTAGCTTCTTTTGGTCTTTTGTCTTTAACTGCAACAACCCTCTCTAGTTGTTCTATGTCGACTTCCGGCAGCTATAATGCTAAATTGTATACTAGGGGAAGTAAGGCTAAAGGCGTTGTGGCTATGCTTCCCGTCTTTTACCGAACAGAAAAGTCTGCAGAGATTCTTCCTTGGAATTTGCAGGCAGAGTTTTCTGAAGAAATTAGTAAACGTTTGCACTCATCTGACAAACTACTCCTAATCAAACACCATGCGTCAGCCTGTGTTGCTGCGCAATTTTTCTCCCCTATCCCTAACCTTTCTTCTGAGTTAGCAGCTCAACTTTTACCTGCAGAATTTGTGGTTGCGGCAGAAATTTTAGAGCAAAAAACCCTGGAAAATGTTTTAAACCCCTCTATTTCAGCTTCTGTTCGTGTACGAGTATTTGACATTCGTCACAATAAAATCTCTATGGTATACCAAGAGATTTTAGACGCGAATCAATCTCTTGCCTCTGGAAGCAGCGATTATCATCGTTATGGCTGGCGCTCTAAAAATTTTGATTCGACTCCAATGGGTCTTATGCATCAGAGATTATTTAGAGAGATTGTTGCTCGCGTGGAAGGATATGTCTGCGCAAACTACTCTTAA
- a CDS encoding CPBP family intramembrane glutamic endopeptidase — protein sequence MVSLGLLLIFVGISAFLSKGLFLWPKLEGHRNFPFGSVCWGAALFLLPAFLPNWALFSISRVSFHGIFVFFAFILFLLGLPLPVTRSILYAGNSSSSTSWLLAVAAGTRMWVITITATQILARLLQFLLPLILPRQLFQEQVITEEIREQLSTRPDLLYIFCIAMLIPIAEEIFFRGILQTFFKNKLSRCKAILASSFIFAVTHTEASLGSLIFVPTLFVFSLCTGFIYEKVQHIAAPITLHILFNSCQLVLLTL from the coding sequence ATGGTAAGTTTAGGACTTCTACTCATTTTTGTTGGGATTTCAGCTTTTCTATCAAAAGGGCTTTTCTTATGGCCTAAACTTGAAGGGCATCGCAATTTTCCGTTCGGCTCAGTGTGTTGGGGAGCAGCGTTATTTCTTTTACCAGCTTTTCTTCCAAACTGGGCCCTCTTTTCTATATCCAGGGTTTCTTTTCATGGTATTTTTGTTTTCTTCGCCTTTATTTTGTTTCTACTAGGACTCCCCCTTCCTGTTACAAGATCTATTTTGTATGCAGGGAACTCTTCTAGTTCGACTTCTTGGTTGCTCGCTGTAGCGGCAGGGACTCGTATGTGGGTCATTACCATCACTGCTACACAAATATTAGCGCGATTATTGCAGTTCCTGTTACCACTTATTTTACCCAGACAACTTTTCCAAGAGCAGGTTATTACAGAGGAAATCCGAGAACAACTTTCGACAAGACCAGATCTTCTGTATATTTTTTGTATAGCCATGCTTATCCCCATTGCAGAAGAAATCTTTTTCAGGGGAATTCTTCAGACCTTCTTTAAAAACAAACTTTCTAGATGCAAAGCAATCCTAGCTAGTTCCTTTATTTTTGCGGTCACACACACAGAAGCTTCTTTAGGAAGTTTAATTTTTGTTCCAACGCTATTTGTATTTTCGTTATGCACAGGCTTCATCTATGAGAAAGTACAACACATAGCGGCCCCTATCACTCTACACATTCTGTTCAATAGCTGCCAACTAGTCTTGCTGACTTTATAG